From Desulfuromonas soudanensis, the proteins below share one genomic window:
- a CDS encoding cytochrome c3 family protein: MAVQKKMNSFLACAVLVVLTSVILSACGSDSNSTPPVQQPVVTEPTVSVKDTSGAAVEGATVFAIPASDVADLAAQPLTLVAGNYTAEALNVDEPLEDLVNGKYTPAGGGVATYISAVTDAEGTAVLTGLAVDTTEYFIYVAPATADHLPGGSLCRNAVTGASLDNTVTAIEVSTTPSATATYIGSSDCLVCHVDYADQKKTAHKHGIMVPGAPSALQDLSEFGPTAGVYNYMAGIEKFEVVGGTTVWFYDYDASRGFDKFKTSESDPTAVMTDAIYATVRAFKDVDGKYKMEFTNVINPADPNSPLIREVLLNYGGGVYKQRYLTSFSPSESLHMLPLQFNASGDETNADRTRKVWRDYHLDWWLAVNTVTPANSTLNLLPGASKSFDLNCASCHFTGFSIAKNATTLDYTASAVADANGEIHPLTGVQQELNVGCETCHGPGSEHQAAGGLGEFIVTPGNLTAERESVICGQCHSRPKGTYDGVTGNDSPLNADGKMLFPGTSRADYLAGQTSRNDATTSDLWADQHSKSHHQQYTDFIASAKYRNGSALKTCTACHDVHAPGTDRHQLSGTTDNTLCLSCHTDVVSGDHQVAKIGSALHSGAPALCIDCHSVKTAKSGAGEQTWNGGDISSHRFDVPRVATTTDAMPIPFNNSCGVCH; this comes from the coding sequence ATGGCAGTACAAAAAAAGATGAACAGTTTTCTGGCTTGTGCGGTTCTGGTTGTCCTGACGTCGGTCATCCTTTCCGCTTGCGGGAGCGACAGCAATTCGACCCCGCCCGTCCAGCAGCCCGTTGTGACGGAGCCCACCGTCTCCGTGAAAGACACTTCCGGCGCGGCGGTCGAGGGCGCCACCGTCTTCGCCATTCCGGCGTCCGATGTCGCCGACCTTGCGGCCCAGCCGCTGACGCTGGTCGCCGGTAATTACACCGCCGAGGCCCTGAACGTCGACGAGCCCCTCGAGGACCTGGTCAACGGCAAGTATACCCCCGCCGGCGGCGGAGTGGCGACCTACATCTCCGCCGTCACCGATGCGGAGGGAACTGCAGTCCTGACCGGGCTGGCGGTCGATACCACCGAGTACTTTATTTATGTTGCACCGGCCACGGCCGACCACCTTCCCGGCGGCAGCCTCTGCCGCAACGCCGTCACGGGCGCCTCGCTGGACAATACCGTGACCGCAATCGAGGTTTCCACCACCCCGTCGGCGACGGCGACCTATATCGGCTCCAGTGACTGTCTGGTCTGTCACGTCGACTACGCCGATCAGAAGAAGACCGCCCACAAGCACGGCATCATGGTGCCGGGTGCGCCGAGCGCCCTGCAGGATCTCTCCGAGTTCGGTCCGACCGCAGGCGTTTACAACTACATGGCCGGCATCGAAAAGTTCGAAGTGGTCGGCGGCACCACCGTCTGGTTCTACGACTACGACGCCAGCCGCGGTTTCGACAAGTTCAAGACTTCCGAGAGCGATCCGACAGCCGTGATGACCGACGCAATCTATGCAACCGTCCGTGCCTTTAAAGATGTCGACGGCAAGTACAAGATGGAATTCACCAACGTCATCAACCCGGCCGACCCGAACAGCCCCCTGATCCGCGAGGTGCTCCTCAACTACGGCGGCGGCGTCTACAAGCAGCGCTACCTGACCTCCTTTTCTCCCAGCGAGAGCCTCCACATGCTGCCGCTGCAGTTCAATGCCTCCGGCGACGAAACCAATGCCGACCGCACCCGCAAGGTGTGGCGCGATTACCACCTCGACTGGTGGTTGGCCGTCAACACCGTCACACCGGCGAACAGCACCCTCAATCTTCTTCCCGGTGCGAGCAAGAGCTTCGACCTCAACTGCGCTTCCTGTCACTTCACCGGCTTCAGCATCGCCAAAAACGCCACGACTCTCGATTACACCGCATCGGCCGTGGCTGACGCCAATGGGGAAATCCACCCCCTGACCGGTGTGCAGCAGGAACTCAACGTCGGCTGCGAAACCTGCCACGGTCCGGGCTCCGAGCACCAGGCCGCAGGCGGCCTCGGCGAGTTCATCGTCACCCCGGGCAACCTTACCGCCGAGCGCGAAAGCGTCATCTGCGGCCAGTGCCACAGCCGTCCCAAGGGGACCTATGACGGCGTCACCGGCAACGACTCCCCCCTGAACGCCGACGGCAAGATGCTCTTCCCCGGCACCAGCCGCGCCGACTACCTGGCCGGCCAGACGAGCCGCAACGACGCTACCACCTCCGACCTGTGGGCCGACCAGCATTCGAAGTCGCACCATCAGCAGTACACCGACTTCATCGCCTCGGCCAAGTACCGCAACGGCAGCGCCCTCAAGACCTGCACCGCCTGTCATGACGTGCATGCTCCGGGAACCGACCGTCACCAGCTCAGCGGCACCACCGACAACACCCTCTGCCTGAGCTGTCATACCGACGTCGTCAGCGGCGACCATCAGGTGGCCAAAATCGGCTCCGCCCTGCATTCGGGCGCTCCCGCCCTGTGCATCGACTGCCATTCGGTCAAAACCGCGAAATCGGGTGCCGGCGAGCAGACCTGGAACGGCGGGGACATCAGCTCCCATCGCTTCGACGTACCCCGGGTCGCAACAACGACCGACGCGATGCCGATTCCCTTCAACAACAGCTGCGGCGTCTGCCATTAA
- a CDS encoding peptidylprolyl isomerase yields MAKASARHILVPTEADCNTLKTMIEGGEDFAEIAKIHSKCPSGKQGGGLGEFSPGQMVREFDEVVFSGEVGKVLGPVKTQFGYHLIEITKRTA; encoded by the coding sequence ATGGCAAAAGCAAGCGCCCGGCACATCCTGGTGCCGACCGAGGCAGACTGCAACACCCTCAAAACCATGATCGAAGGGGGGGAAGACTTCGCCGAGATCGCAAAAATTCACTCCAAATGTCCGTCCGGCAAACAGGGGGGCGGTCTGGGGGAATTTTCCCCGGGACAGATGGTCAGGGAATTCGACGAGGTCGTTTTCTCCGGCGAAGTCGGCAAGGTCCTCGGCCCGGTCAAGACCCAGTTCGGCTATCATCTGATCGAAATCACCAAGCGCACCGCCTGA
- a CDS encoding flavodoxin family protein: MKVLAFNGSPNSEGNTFHAIKMVSAELEKEGIETEIIQVGNKAIRACIACGQCFKNKNEQCVLPGDEVNEWLQKMKGADGIILGSPVHFAAMGGTMKSFLDRAFYVSSVNGNLLRHKVGAAVVAVRRSGGLPTFDQLNNFLAYSEMLLPTSNYWNVIHGARPGEVTQDTEGVQIMRVLGKNMAYLMKLVENGKGTVEPPAREAKTYLNFIR; the protein is encoded by the coding sequence ATGAAAGTGCTGGCGTTTAACGGCAGTCCCAACAGTGAAGGCAATACCTTTCATGCCATCAAAATGGTGAGCGCCGAGCTGGAAAAGGAAGGGATCGAAACGGAAATCATCCAGGTCGGGAACAAGGCGATCCGCGCCTGCATCGCCTGCGGCCAGTGCTTCAAAAACAAAAACGAACAATGCGTCCTGCCGGGTGATGAGGTCAATGAGTGGCTGCAGAAAATGAAGGGGGCCGATGGCATTATCTTAGGCTCCCCCGTTCATTTTGCGGCCATGGGAGGGACGATGAAGTCGTTTCTCGACCGCGCCTTTTATGTGTCGAGCGTCAATGGCAATTTGCTGCGGCACAAAGTCGGTGCGGCCGTGGTGGCCGTACGACGCTCCGGCGGCCTGCCGACCTTTGACCAGCTGAACAATTTTTTGGCCTATTCGGAGATGCTTCTGCCGACCTCCAACTACTGGAACGTGATTCACGGAGCCCGCCCGGGGGAAGTGACGCAGGACACCGAGGGGGTTCAGATCATGCGGGTGCTGGGGAAGAACATGGCCTATCTGATGAAGCTGGTGGAAAACGGCAAGGGAACGGTCGAGCCGCCGGCCAGGGAGGCCAAAACCTACCTGAACTTTATTCGCTGA
- a CDS encoding response regulator: MSEILVVDDDRELRDNLREVLSAEGFDVVVAGNGDEALEMVKTRAFDLILLDLVMPGLSGLETLLLLRRQQPQLKVVMVTAFSTIENAVEAMRRGADDYLTKPFKISDLLITVRRVLEEARFKECNAILNMDGTFNSLANAIRRQILLVLKGKGRRRFMEVTRDLGIDDHTKVNFHLKVLKEEGLISQDDQKYYSLSPKGVKVTQCMNIVIDNMAH, translated from the coding sequence ATGAGTGAAATTCTGGTGGTGGATGATGATCGGGAACTGCGGGACAACCTGCGCGAGGTTCTTTCGGCAGAGGGCTTCGATGTCGTGGTGGCCGGAAACGGCGACGAAGCTCTGGAGATGGTCAAAACCAGGGCCTTCGACCTGATATTGCTCGATCTGGTGATGCCCGGCCTGAGCGGCCTGGAGACCCTTCTGCTCCTGCGGCGGCAGCAACCGCAACTCAAGGTGGTGATGGTCACGGCGTTTTCCACCATTGAAAACGCCGTGGAAGCGATGCGGCGGGGCGCCGACGACTATCTGACCAAGCCGTTCAAGATCTCGGACCTGCTGATCACGGTGAGAAGAGTTTTGGAGGAAGCCCGATTCAAGGAGTGCAATGCGATTCTCAACATGGACGGAACCTTCAATTCCCTCGCCAATGCCATTCGCCGACAGATTCTCCTGGTGCTGAAGGGCAAAGGGCGAAGGCGATTCATGGAAGTGACCCGCGATCTCGGCATCGATGACCACACCAAGGTCAACTTCCACCTCAAGGTCCTGAAGGAAGAAGGGTTGATCAGCCAGGACGATCAAAAATATTACAGTCTCAGCCCCAAGGGGGTCAAGGTGACCCAGTGCATGAATATTGTCATCGACAACATGGCCCACTGA
- a CDS encoding sensor histidine kinase has protein sequence MIEESGFFALYLFYGLVFFTIGSAITSRDLRFSDLKVARILWILALFAYSHGLNEWLELFMQMNDEHLQGEYYRYWILGKLLLLGLSFGFLLWFGFKLLLLDRLARPAWRRLISAGIFLAVASFVFSHLHESPFRYELYLRNFIALPASAMAGFGFVRYSATVTALSRRGARNLKNAGFAILLYGIFAGAFPSGMKIFGMPVEICRALAAFVVLHSIMQALQIFDVERKAKIEESLKRFAKSEKMFSLGKLSAGIAHEINNPLTNVSISVELLEKDLKPLAQFESKLQPRIDAIKRNIDRASKIAGELLFFSHNRETELMPVNLNEVIQHTFELIGNRRNHYDFQLELKDLPDIEGIPWKIEEVLLNLLMNAMEATAQGKRIRVGTGVEERMVCCTVVDEGSGISENDLKFIYDPFFTTKGPGTGTGLGLSICFGIMELHGGEIRITSAPGEGTTVKLLFPVPEGSRS, from the coding sequence ATGATCGAGGAATCCGGCTTTTTCGCTCTCTATCTCTTCTACGGGCTGGTCTTTTTCACCATCGGCTCGGCCATCACCTCCAGGGATCTGCGGTTCAGCGACTTGAAAGTGGCCCGGATCCTCTGGATCCTGGCCCTCTTTGCCTATTCGCACGGCCTCAACGAATGGCTCGAACTCTTTATGCAGATGAATGACGAGCATTTGCAGGGAGAATATTACCGTTATTGGATCCTGGGGAAACTCCTGCTTCTTGGGCTTTCCTTCGGGTTCCTCCTCTGGTTCGGATTCAAACTGCTGCTGTTGGACCGGCTTGCCCGGCCGGCATGGCGGCGGCTCATCTCGGCCGGGATCTTTCTGGCCGTGGCCTCCTTCGTTTTCAGTCATCTTCATGAAAGCCCCTTCCGCTATGAGCTCTATCTGCGAAATTTTATCGCCTTGCCCGCCTCCGCCATGGCGGGTTTCGGATTTGTCCGCTATTCGGCCACGGTGACAGCTCTCAGCCGCCGCGGGGCGCGCAATCTCAAGAATGCCGGCTTTGCCATCCTGTTGTACGGGATTTTTGCCGGCGCCTTCCCCTCCGGAATGAAAATCTTCGGAATGCCGGTGGAAATCTGTCGGGCCCTGGCCGCCTTTGTCGTGCTGCACTCTATCATGCAGGCTCTGCAGATCTTCGATGTCGAACGGAAAGCCAAGATCGAGGAGAGTCTCAAACGATTTGCCAAAAGCGAAAAGATGTTCTCTCTCGGAAAGCTCTCCGCCGGAATTGCCCATGAAATCAACAACCCTCTGACCAATGTCTCCATCAGTGTCGAATTACTGGAAAAGGATCTGAAACCTCTGGCTCAGTTCGAAAGCAAGCTGCAGCCGCGGATCGATGCCATCAAACGCAATATCGACAGGGCCTCGAAAATAGCCGGAGAGCTGTTGTTTTTCTCCCACAACCGGGAAACCGAGTTGATGCCGGTCAATCTCAACGAGGTGATTCAACACACCTTCGAGCTGATCGGAAACCGCCGCAATCACTATGATTTTCAGCTGGAGCTCAAGGATTTGCCCGATATCGAGGGGATCCCCTGGAAAATCGAGGAGGTCCTGCTCAACCTGCTGATGAACGCCATGGAGGCGACCGCCCAGGGGAAACGGATCCGGGTCGGGACCGGGGTCGAAGAGAGGATGGTGTGCTGCACAGTGGTGGACGAGGGGTCAGGGATTTCCGAGAATGATCTCAAGTTCATTTATGACCCGTTTTTCACCACCAAGGGCCCGGGGACCGGGACGGGGCTGGGCCTCTCCATCTGCTTTGGTATAATGGAGCTGCATGGCGGGGAAATCCGCATAACCAGTGCGCCGGGCGAAGGAACGACCGTCAAATTACTCTTTCCCGTGCCTGAGGGTTCAAGATCATGA
- a CDS encoding YitT family protein, giving the protein MTKEKSAFVYSVFWNCGLITVGTLIQAIALKSIAIPHNFVPGGLFGVGSLLYYRTGWLDPGLFYILLNLPMFILGYIYISRRFLWYSALAMGLISLFYQLIGFQIQIGNQLYAALVFGAFLGAGAGMVLRSLGSNGGLDVAAVILNQKFNIGVGKVYFIFNIVLFSLSLAALETDLVIASMIAVFVCSQAVDYVLSLFNQRKLTFIVSEKPQEIADKVMTHLKIGTTMLPAVGSYRKQEKTVLMVVINNIQLKRLEEIVFTVDNYALFIVENTFSVLGSTFSRRKIY; this is encoded by the coding sequence GTGACCAAAGAGAAAAGCGCCTTCGTTTATTCGGTCTTCTGGAACTGCGGCCTGATCACCGTCGGCACCCTGATTCAGGCCATCGCCCTGAAGTCGATCGCCATCCCGCACAATTTCGTCCCCGGGGGGCTCTTCGGTGTCGGGTCGCTCCTCTATTACCGGACCGGCTGGCTCGATCCGGGGCTTTTTTACATCCTCCTCAACCTGCCGATGTTTATCCTCGGCTACATCTATATCTCGCGCCGCTTCCTCTGGTACAGCGCCCTCGCCATGGGGCTGATTTCCCTTTTTTACCAGCTCATCGGTTTTCAGATTCAGATCGGCAATCAGCTCTACGCGGCGCTCGTCTTCGGCGCCTTCCTCGGGGCCGGAGCGGGGATGGTGCTGCGCTCCCTCGGCTCCAACGGCGGGCTCGACGTCGCGGCGGTGATCCTCAATCAGAAATTCAACATCGGAGTCGGCAAGGTTTACTTCATCTTCAATATCGTCCTTTTTTCCTTAAGCCTGGCCGCCCTCGAAACCGATCTGGTCATCGCTTCGATGATCGCCGTCTTTGTCTGCTCGCAGGCGGTGGACTATGTCCTTTCCCTCTTCAACCAGCGCAAGCTCACCTTTATCGTCTCGGAAAAACCCCAGGAAATTGCCGACAAGGTGATGACCCACCTGAAGATCGGCACCACCATGCTGCCGGCCGTCGGCTCCTATCGCAAACAGGAGAAAACCGTCCTGATGGTGGTCATCAACAATATCCAGCTCAAGCGCCTGGAAGAGATCGTTTTCACCGTCGACAACTACGCGCTCTTTATCGTCGAGAACACCTTCAGCGTCCTCGGCTCGACCTTTTCGCGGCGCAAGATCTATTGA
- a CDS encoding pseudouridine synthase, producing the protein MGISRYPSCVSLPCIKRPYPSLLDFLVQRFPGVGRGPWQERILAGKVLDEAGAAISAETPYVPQMRLFYFREVAEEPLIPLGETILFENGEILVACKPPFLPVTPSGPYVNECLLHRLKTKTANPDLVPLHRIDRETSGLVLFSKNRETRGLYSNLFLTGRIEKTYEALAAVHHGPEVREWTVENRLVEAEDFFRMKVAAGLENARSKIELLDFRDGRGHFLLSPITGKKHQLRLHMSGLGFPILNDRYYPNLLPRQEDDLDHPLQLIARRVRFLDPLSGREMEFASERKLL; encoded by the coding sequence ATGGGGATTTCCCGCTACCCGTCCTGCGTCAGTCTGCCCTGCATAAAGCGCCCCTACCCCTCGCTCCTCGATTTTCTCGTGCAGAGATTTCCCGGCGTCGGGCGGGGCCCCTGGCAGGAGCGGATTCTTGCGGGGAAGGTTCTGGATGAGGCGGGCGCGGCGATCTCCGCAGAGACGCCCTACGTCCCGCAGATGCGACTCTTCTACTTCCGCGAGGTCGCCGAAGAGCCGCTGATCCCCCTGGGAGAAACGATCCTCTTCGAAAACGGCGAGATCCTCGTCGCCTGCAAGCCGCCGTTTCTTCCGGTCACCCCCTCGGGCCCCTATGTCAACGAATGCCTCCTCCATCGCCTGAAAACGAAGACGGCAAATCCCGACCTGGTCCCCCTGCACCGCATCGACCGCGAGACCTCGGGCCTCGTCCTCTTTTCCAAAAACAGGGAGACGCGGGGCCTCTACAGCAACCTCTTTTTAACCGGCCGGATCGAGAAAACCTACGAAGCCCTGGCGGCAGTCCATCATGGCCCGGAAGTACGGGAGTGGACGGTGGAAAACCGCCTGGTGGAGGCCGAGGATTTTTTCCGGATGAAGGTCGCTGCCGGCCTCGAAAACGCCCGGTCGAAGATCGAACTCCTCGATTTCCGCGACGGCCGGGGTCATTTCCTCCTCTCTCCGATCACCGGCAAGAAGCATCAGCTGCGCCTGCACATGAGCGGACTCGGTTTCCCCATCCTCAACGACCGGTATTACCCGAACCTCCTCCCCAGGCAGGAGGACGATCTCGATCACCCCCTGCAGCTGATCGCCCGGAGGGTCAGATTCCTCGATCCCCTTTCCGGCCGAGAGATGGAATTCGCCTCAGAGCGCAAACTCCTCTAG
- a CDS encoding GGDEF domain-containing protein, with the protein MKVANDDKDRDRHSETMIFMPGDPSIPPTQKEAFLTVVRGCGADLGQNQPIAEALVVGRGKGCGLCLMDMQVSSRHARITLRPDGSYVLEDLGSTNGTRINGKALQGSWELLEGDKIFLGESVLRFAMADAMDLGYHHELSQLVRIDALTGLDSKRCFDDALSIALTQACRKKSPLSVLMMDMDGIKPINDTYGHLFGAHAIGETGRLIARVLHDSGRACRFGGDEFTAMLPGLDKEAAVQVGEEIRRLLEEARLEKDGIRLQPTISIGVASCPEDGETVLTLIDAADRALYRAKRAGKNRVSV; encoded by the coding sequence ATGAAGGTGGCCAACGACGATAAAGACAGAGACCGGCACTCGGAAACGATGATTTTCATGCCGGGGGATCCCTCGATTCCTCCGACACAGAAGGAGGCCTTTCTCACCGTGGTTCGCGGCTGCGGCGCCGACCTCGGGCAGAACCAGCCGATTGCCGAAGCGCTTGTCGTCGGCCGCGGCAAGGGGTGCGGCCTCTGCCTGATGGACATGCAGGTCTCCTCGCGCCACGCCCGGATCACCCTGCGGCCGGACGGCTCTTATGTGCTGGAGGATCTCGGCTCCACCAACGGCACCCGGATTAACGGCAAGGCGCTGCAGGGGTCGTGGGAACTCCTCGAAGGGGACAAGATTTTCCTCGGGGAGTCGGTCCTGCGCTTCGCCATGGCCGATGCCATGGACCTCGGTTACCACCATGAACTCTCGCAGCTGGTGCGCATCGATGCCCTGACCGGACTCGATTCGAAGCGCTGTTTCGACGATGCCCTGAGCATCGCCCTGACGCAGGCTTGCCGGAAAAAGTCCCCCTTATCGGTTCTGATGATGGATATGGACGGCATCAAGCCGATCAATGACACCTACGGCCATCTCTTCGGAGCGCACGCCATCGGCGAGACCGGCCGACTGATCGCCCGCGTCCTGCACGATTCCGGGCGGGCCTGTCGTTTCGGCGGCGACGAATTCACCGCCATGCTCCCCGGCCTCGACAAGGAGGCGGCCGTTCAGGTCGGCGAAGAGATCCGCCGGCTCCTCGAGGAGGCCCGTCTCGAAAAAGACGGCATCCGCCTGCAGCCGACGATCTCCATCGGCGTCGCCTCTTGTCCCGAGGACGGCGAAACGGTCCTGACGCTCATCGATGCCGCCGACCGGGCCCTCTACCGGGCCAAACGGGCCGGAAAAAACCGGGTCAGCGTTTAA
- a CDS encoding gamma carbonic anhydrase family protein, with protein MIYHLEDRRVTLIGTPFIAPNATLIGSVTIEKEASVWFNVVIRADNDLIRIGEGSNIQDGSVLHVDPGFPLSVGRLVTVGHRVILHGCTIGDGSLIGMNAVVLNGAWIGRGCLIGANALITEKMVVPDNSVVLGSPGRIVRSLDEAGRKKVLESAEHYREQGRRYREGLKETAEGGA; from the coding sequence ATGATCTACCACCTCGAGGACCGCCGGGTGACCCTGATCGGGACCCCCTTCATCGCCCCCAACGCAACCCTCATCGGCTCGGTCACCATCGAAAAGGAGGCCAGCGTCTGGTTCAACGTCGTCATCCGCGCCGACAACGACCTGATCCGCATCGGTGAGGGGAGCAACATCCAGGACGGCTCGGTCCTCCACGTCGATCCCGGCTTCCCCCTCTCCGTCGGCCGCCTGGTCACCGTCGGCCACAGGGTGATCCTGCACGGCTGCACCATCGGCGACGGCAGCCTGATCGGCATGAACGCCGTCGTGCTCAACGGCGCATGGATCGGCCGGGGGTGCCTGATCGGTGCCAATGCCCTGATTACCGAGAAGATGGTCGTACCGGACAACTCCGTGGTCCTCGGCTCACCGGGGAGGATCGTCCGCAGCCTGGACGAGGCGGGGCGCAAAAAAGTGCTGGAGAGCGCTGAACATTACCGGGAGCAGGGGCGAAGGTATCGGGAGGGATTGAAGGAGACTGCGGAGGGGGGAGCGTAA
- a CDS encoding M48 family metallopeptidase has translation MKNSHRFLTGLALILLLGGCTAGGAFDVEKAMGVSGGALLAATLTEESVAQTATLAATELDGKIKVAEANNPYAVRLNRLTQGLAHYDGLNLNFKVYLAPEVNAFAMADGTVRVYSGLFDAMPDDQVLAVIMHEVGHVKLKHSYQQMREKIIGDTAFQAASSVGGYIGALTSSQLGQLGYAAIQARYSQTDELEADTYAVRALHNLGKNPQAMKASILTLEGLYGAGGGFLSSHPSNPRRLEKIDSAIANLPR, from the coding sequence ATGAAAAATTCCCACCGATTTTTGACCGGACTGGCGCTGATCCTCCTGCTCGGCGGCTGTACGGCCGGCGGCGCTTTCGATGTGGAAAAAGCGATGGGGGTCAGTGGCGGGGCGCTGCTGGCTGCGACCCTCACCGAAGAGAGCGTTGCGCAGACGGCGACCTTGGCCGCAACGGAGCTGGACGGTAAAATCAAGGTCGCCGAGGCGAATAACCCCTATGCGGTGCGGTTGAATCGTCTGACGCAGGGGCTGGCGCACTACGATGGCTTGAATCTCAATTTCAAGGTCTATCTGGCTCCGGAGGTGAATGCCTTTGCCATGGCCGACGGGACCGTGCGCGTTTATTCCGGCCTCTTCGATGCCATGCCGGACGATCAGGTTCTGGCTGTCATTATGCATGAAGTCGGTCATGTCAAACTCAAGCACAGCTATCAGCAGATGCGGGAAAAAATCATCGGCGATACGGCCTTTCAAGCCGCCTCTTCCGTGGGCGGCTATATCGGCGCGCTGACGTCGTCCCAGCTGGGGCAACTCGGCTATGCGGCCATTCAGGCCCGTTATTCCCAGACCGACGAGCTTGAGGCCGACACCTACGCCGTCCGCGCCCTGCACAACCTGGGGAAAAATCCCCAGGCCATGAAGGCGTCCATTCTGACCCTGGAGGGTCTCTACGGCGCCGGTGGCGGCTTTTTGAGTTCGCACCCCTCGAACCCCCGGCGCCTGGAGAAGATCGACTCGGCCATTGCCAATCTCCCCAGGTAA
- the yjjJ gene encoding type II toxin-antitoxin system HipA family toxin YjjJ, producing MREELKVKILERLATGPKIARELVSLVGASQPTLSRAIRELGTQVVTLGRGRATRYARPRLVRGITSQFPVYRIDEAGDAHLLGLLQTLAGGHYWWEPEDSAKESRLFDYLPWFVQDMRPEGFVGRAFAQGQGADLGLPAKLTDWTDDDVLIALSRRGEDHIGNLIIGEESIERYLKFAQKPSPEVPEPARQQVYADLARAAMEGDPAGSSAGGEQPKFAAMLRAGDERRHVLVKFSPPILQAEGQRWADLLLCEHLALDVVRDAGIPSASSRILEADSRVFLEVDRFDRIGSAGRSSLFSLRAIDGEYLGMGSDWAKCAGGLLRAGVISPEDARKMRWLKVFGDLIGNTDMHLGNLSFIRVRSRFYALAPVYDMLPMLYRPVSGETPHREFAPGAMTLETADVRPEALQSALRFWDRAAAEPRLSDEFKAICRNNFSVLQKLETAPRIITKKV from the coding sequence AGATAGCCAGGGAACTTGTTTCCCTCGTCGGCGCCAGCCAGCCCACGCTTTCCCGGGCCATTAGAGAACTCGGCACTCAGGTCGTAACCCTGGGGCGGGGACGGGCAACAAGATATGCCCGTCCTCGGCTTGTGCGGGGCATCACAAGCCAGTTTCCCGTTTACCGCATTGACGAAGCGGGAGATGCTCACCTTCTCGGCCTTTTGCAGACTCTTGCCGGCGGGCATTACTGGTGGGAACCTGAAGATTCGGCAAAGGAGAGTCGCCTTTTCGATTATCTCCCCTGGTTTGTTCAGGATATGCGCCCGGAAGGTTTTGTCGGACGGGCCTTTGCGCAAGGGCAAGGGGCCGATTTGGGGCTTCCGGCAAAGTTGACTGATTGGACTGACGATGATGTGCTGATTGCGCTGTCCCGGCGCGGAGAGGATCATATCGGCAATCTGATCATCGGCGAGGAGTCCATCGAACGTTATCTGAAATTCGCACAAAAGCCGTCTCCCGAGGTGCCTGAGCCTGCCCGGCAACAGGTCTACGCCGATCTCGCCAGAGCTGCCATGGAAGGAGACCCGGCCGGTTCTTCTGCGGGAGGGGAACAGCCGAAGTTTGCCGCGATGCTGCGGGCGGGTGACGAACGCCGTCATGTGCTGGTTAAATTTTCCCCGCCGATCCTTCAAGCAGAAGGTCAACGCTGGGCAGATCTCCTTCTCTGCGAGCATCTGGCTCTTGATGTTGTGCGGGATGCCGGAATCCCTTCTGCCTCGAGTCGGATCCTCGAAGCTGACAGCCGCGTATTTCTTGAGGTTGACCGCTTCGATCGAATCGGCAGTGCGGGAAGATCTTCCCTCTTTTCCCTGCGAGCAATCGATGGCGAATATCTGGGGATGGGAAGCGATTGGGCTAAATGTGCCGGGGGACTCCTTCGGGCCGGAGTCATTTCTCCCGAGGATGCGCGGAAAATGCGCTGGCTGAAGGTTTTTGGCGATCTTATCGGCAACACGGATATGCATCTGGGCAATCTCTCTTTTATCCGTGTGCGCTCGAGGTTCTACGCCCTGGCCCCGGTGTACGACATGCTCCCGATGCTCTATCGCCCGGTTTCCGGCGAAACTCCCCATCGGGAGTTTGCCCCCGGAGCGATGACCCTGGAAACGGCCGATGTCAGGCCGGAGGCGCTGCAAAGTGCACTTCGGTTTTGGGATAGAGCAGCTGCCGAACCGCGACTCTCCGATGAATTCAAGGCCATTTGCCGGAACAATTTTTCGGTGCTGCAGAAACTTGAGACGGCTCCGCGTATAATAACCAAAAAAGTCTGA